A single genomic interval of Saccharothrix saharensis harbors:
- a CDS encoding metallophosphoesterase, with product MFFFVLFAVVMGAAHYYIWKRAVRATTRPGRGRRVGTGVVVLLYLLVMSALAVSRLGGSFATVVAWPGFIWLAGAFYSSLILGVLEIPRLVLNRATRAHEAPVAVGAPDAPVEAPEGTLGGRPADPGRRLFIARSLAVAGGVATAGVVGFGTTQALGDPVVKRVPVTLGKLDPRLSGYRIAVVSDIHLGPLLGRGHTERIVRMINEQRVDLVAVVGDLVDGTVDELGEAAAPLRDLVSTHGSFFVTGNHEYYSGVEPWLAELERLGVNPLRNERLRIERAGASFDLAGVNDVTGEAFQDGPDFARALDGRDTSTPVVLMAHQPVQVREAAKHGVDLQLSGHTHGGQMFPFHLAVGLQQPVRSGLETVDGTQVYTSNGAGFWGPPVRVGAAPDITVVELRHKFAGR from the coding sequence TTGTTCTTCTTCGTGCTGTTCGCGGTCGTGATGGGCGCGGCCCACTACTACATCTGGAAGCGGGCCGTGCGGGCCACGACCCGGCCGGGGCGCGGCCGGCGGGTGGGCACCGGCGTCGTGGTCCTCCTCTACCTGCTGGTGATGTCGGCGCTGGCGGTGAGCAGGCTCGGCGGGTCGTTCGCGACCGTCGTGGCGTGGCCGGGGTTCATCTGGCTGGCGGGCGCGTTCTACTCCTCGTTGATCCTGGGTGTGCTGGAGATCCCGCGGCTCGTGCTGAACCGGGCGACGCGCGCGCACGAGGCGCCCGTCGCCGTCGGCGCTCCCGACGCCCCGGTGGAGGCTCCCGAGGGAACGCTCGGAGGGCGGCCCGCCGACCCAGGTCGACGGCTGTTCATCGCGCGGTCGCTCGCCGTCGCGGGCGGGGTGGCCACGGCGGGCGTCGTCGGCTTCGGCACCACGCAGGCGCTGGGCGACCCGGTGGTCAAGCGGGTGCCGGTGACGCTGGGCAAGCTCGACCCGCGGCTGTCCGGCTACCGGATCGCGGTGGTGAGCGACATCCACCTCGGACCGCTGCTCGGCCGCGGGCACACCGAGCGGATCGTGCGGATGATCAACGAGCAGCGGGTGGACCTGGTCGCGGTCGTCGGCGACCTGGTGGACGGCACGGTGGACGAGCTGGGCGAGGCGGCGGCTCCGCTGCGCGACCTCGTGAGCACGCACGGCAGCTTCTTCGTCACCGGCAACCACGAGTACTACTCCGGCGTGGAGCCGTGGCTGGCGGAGCTGGAGCGGCTCGGGGTCAACCCGCTGCGCAACGAGCGACTGCGGATCGAGCGGGCCGGCGCGTCGTTCGACCTCGCGGGCGTCAACGACGTCACCGGCGAGGCGTTCCAGGACGGTCCGGACTTCGCCCGCGCGCTGGACGGCCGCGACACCTCCACGCCGGTGGTGCTGATGGCGCACCAGCCGGTGCAGGTGCGCGAGGCCGCCAAGCACGGCGTGGACCTGCAGCTGTCCGGGCACACGCACGGCGGGCAGATGTTCCCGTTCCACCTCGCCGTGGGCTTGCAGCAGCCGGTGCGCAGCGGGTTGGAGACCGTCGACGGCACGCAGGTCTACACCAGCAACGGCGCCGGGTTCTGGGGTCCGCCGGTGCGCGTCGGCGCGGCGCCGGACATCACCGTCGTGGAGCTGCGTCACAAGTTCGCCGGCCGATAG
- a CDS encoding SigE family RNA polymerase sigma factor, giving the protein MSDRDAAFAEYFAARSEAMRGTAYLLCGDWHRAEDLVQATFAKLYVAWRRINRHEALDAYTRRTLVRTFVSDLRRGWFRKERVSETTTDVADVSRGSAEDRLVLLAALAQVPPRQRAVLVLRYWEDLSIDETARALGCSEGTVKSQAARGLQTLRGLITPQQGEKVR; this is encoded by the coding sequence ATGAGTGATCGGGACGCCGCGTTCGCGGAGTACTTCGCGGCGCGGTCCGAGGCCATGCGCGGCACGGCGTACCTGCTGTGCGGCGACTGGCACCGTGCCGAGGACCTGGTCCAAGCGACGTTCGCCAAGCTCTACGTGGCGTGGCGGCGGATCAACCGGCACGAGGCACTCGACGCCTACACCCGCCGGACGCTGGTCCGGACGTTCGTGTCCGACCTGCGCCGGGGTTGGTTCCGCAAGGAGCGGGTGAGCGAGACGACCACCGACGTGGCGGACGTCTCGCGTGGTTCGGCGGAGGACCGGCTGGTGCTGCTCGCGGCGCTGGCGCAGGTGCCGCCCAGGCAACGGGCCGTGCTCGTGCTCCGGTACTGGGAAGACCTGTCGATCGACGAGACCGCCAGGGCGTTGGGCTGTTCCGAAGGAACGGTGAAGAGCCAGGCCGCGCGGGGGCTGCAGACGCTGCGCGGCCTGATCACCCCTCAGCAGGGAGAAAAGGTGCGATGA
- the pabB gene encoding aminodeoxychorismate synthase component I, translating to MRTLLIDNHDSFTFNLFQYLAEVNGREPVVITHDDPRFRLSDLRRFDNVVISPGPGRPQRDADFGLCRAVVEHAGIPLLGVCLGHQGLCLAHGATVGLVTPRHGVVDDVRHTGVDVFAGLPSPLPVVRYHSLAVSDLPPSLEPIAWAASDDVLMGVRHRSRPAWGVQFHPESVCTSHGHQLLANFRDLTEASAGSPSPPPPAPVPPPAPGREVLVRRVDVHPPPEDVFAALFGASEDAFWLDSSLQGGRGRFSVMGDASGPLARVATYDVWTGEVTVDGVAHPGPFFDWLEADLAAWRVRPPDVPFEFALGWVGYLGYELKAECGGAAAHRSEQPDAAFVFADRALVFDHVSRCAYLLALSDEDGWLGRTADFLRRFAAAPTAPPRRVRADSVQARHSRSHYLKLVAACQEAITAGETYEVCLTNTVTWRGGLDPWEAYRFLRAESPAPFGALLRFGALSVLSTSPERFIRVDRQGVVESEPIKGTRPRGATPAEDERLRRALAASAKDRAENLMIVDLVRNDLGHCAEVGSVRVPRIFEVETYATVHQLVSTVQARLRSGSSAVRVVRAAFPGGSMTGAPKIRTMQIIDGLEAGPRGVYSGALGYFSLSGTADFSIVIRTLVVDRDKVSFGVGGAVIALSDPVAEFEETAVKATALLRLAGVGFPGRASPPE from the coding sequence ATGCGGACGCTGCTCATCGACAACCACGACTCGTTCACCTTCAACCTGTTCCAGTACCTGGCCGAGGTGAACGGGCGCGAACCGGTCGTCATCACGCACGACGACCCGCGGTTCCGGCTGTCCGACCTGCGGCGCTTCGACAACGTGGTGATCTCGCCCGGCCCCGGCCGGCCGCAGCGCGACGCCGACTTCGGCCTGTGCCGCGCGGTGGTCGAGCACGCCGGGATCCCCCTCCTGGGTGTCTGCCTGGGCCACCAGGGGTTGTGCCTCGCGCACGGCGCGACCGTGGGCTTGGTCACGCCCCGGCACGGCGTGGTGGACGACGTGCGGCACACCGGGGTCGACGTGTTCGCCGGCCTGCCGTCGCCGCTGCCCGTGGTGCGCTACCACTCGCTGGCCGTGTCCGACCTGCCGCCGTCGCTGGAACCCATCGCCTGGGCGGCGTCCGACGACGTGCTGATGGGCGTGCGGCACCGGTCGCGGCCCGCGTGGGGCGTGCAGTTCCACCCCGAGTCGGTGTGCACGTCGCACGGCCACCAGCTGCTCGCCAACTTCCGCGACCTGACCGAGGCGTCGGCCGGCTCGCCCTCGCCGCCGCCGCCCGCGCCGGTTCCCCCGCCCGCGCCCGGACGTGAGGTCCTCGTGCGGAGGGTGGACGTGCACCCACCGCCGGAGGACGTGTTCGCGGCCCTGTTCGGGGCGTCCGAGGACGCGTTCTGGCTGGACAGCAGCCTCCAGGGCGGACGTGGCCGGTTCTCCGTGATGGGCGACGCGTCCGGGCCGCTGGCGCGCGTGGCGACGTACGACGTGTGGACCGGCGAGGTCACGGTGGACGGGGTGGCGCACCCCGGGCCGTTCTTCGACTGGCTGGAGGCCGACCTGGCGGCGTGGCGCGTGCGGCCGCCGGACGTGCCGTTCGAGTTCGCGCTCGGCTGGGTGGGCTACCTCGGCTACGAGCTGAAGGCCGAATGCGGCGGCGCGGCGGCGCACCGTTCGGAGCAACCCGACGCGGCATTCGTGTTCGCCGACCGGGCGCTGGTTTTCGACCACGTTTCGCGGTGCGCGTACCTGTTGGCGTTGTCCGACGAGGACGGCTGGCTGGGCCGAACGGCGGATTTCCTGCGTCGATTCGCCGCCGCGCCGACCGCGCCGCCCCGGCGGGTGCGGGCCGACTCCGTGCAGGCGCGGCACAGCCGTTCGCACTACTTGAAGCTGGTGGCGGCCTGCCAGGAGGCCATCACGGCGGGCGAGACCTACGAGGTGTGCTTGACGAACACGGTGACGTGGCGCGGCGGGCTGGACCCGTGGGAGGCCTACCGGTTCCTGCGCGCGGAAAGCCCGGCGCCGTTCGGCGCGTTGCTCCGTTTCGGTGCGCTCTCCGTGCTCAGCACTTCACCCGAGCGGTTCATCCGGGTCGACCGACAGGGTGTCGTCGAATCCGAGCCAATCAAGGGCACGCGCCCCCGCGGGGCGACCCCCGCCGAGGACGAGCGTTTGCGCAGGGCCTTGGCTGCCAGCGCGAAGGACCGCGCGGAGAACCTCATGATCGTGGACTTGGTCCGCAATGATCTGGGCCATTGCGCGGAAGTCGGCAGCGTGCGGGTGCCCAGGATCTTCGAGGTGGAGACCTACGCGACAGTGCACCAGCTCGTGAGCACCGTTCAGGCTCGACTGCGTTCCGGTAGTTCCGCCGTGCGGGTGGTTAGGGCGGCGTTCCCCGGCGGGTCCATGACCGGCGCGCCCAAGATCCGGACAATGCAGATCATCGACGGGCTGGAAGCCGGGCCCAGGGGTGTGTACTCCGGGGCGCTCGGTTACTTCTCACTGTCCGGAACGGCCGACTTCAGCATCGTCATCAGGACGCTGGTGGTGGACCGGGACAAGGTGAGTTTCGGGGTCGGTGGCGCGGTCATCGCGCTGTCGGACCCCGTGGCGGAATTCGAGGAGACCGCGGTCAAGGCAACCGCGCTGCTCAGGCTGGCAGGCGTCGGGTTCCCGGGCCGCGCTTCCCCGCCCGAGTAG
- a CDS encoding histone-like nucleoid-structuring protein Lsr2: MAQQTVVQLIDDLDGSEAAETVTFALDGVEYSIDLSKDNADKLRESLADFVAKARRAGGRKQRKGTGKSTVKAGDKAQAQAIRDWARAQGHQISDRGRIPQGLVVQFQEAHAS, from the coding sequence GTGGCACAGCAGACCGTCGTCCAACTCATCGACGACCTCGACGGCAGCGAAGCCGCCGAGACCGTGACCTTCGCGCTGGACGGTGTGGAGTACTCCATCGACCTCTCGAAGGACAATGCCGACAAGCTCCGCGAGTCCCTGGCCGACTTCGTCGCCAAGGCGCGCCGCGCGGGCGGCCGCAAGCAGCGCAAGGGCACCGGCAAGAGCACGGTAAAGGCTGGTGACAAGGCGCAGGCGCAGGCGATTCGGGACTGGGCGCGCGCGCAGGGCCACCAGATCTCCGACCGGGGCCGCATTCCCCAGGGCCTGGTCGTGCAGTTCCAGGAAGCCCACGCTTCCTGA
- a CDS encoding metal-sensitive transcriptional regulator, whose amino-acid sequence MLGYTADKDAYLKRLRRIEGQVRGLQRMVENDEYCIDVLTQISAATKALQAVSLGLLDEHLKHCVAQAVAEGGEVAEEKIAEASAAITRLVRS is encoded by the coding sequence ATGCTCGGTTACACGGCGGACAAGGACGCGTACCTCAAGCGATTGCGCCGCATCGAGGGCCAGGTCCGCGGCCTCCAGCGGATGGTCGAGAACGACGAGTACTGCATCGACGTGCTGACCCAGATCTCCGCCGCCACGAAGGCGCTGCAGGCGGTGTCCCTGGGTCTGCTGGACGAGCACCTGAAGCACTGCGTGGCCCAGGCCGTGGCCGAAGGGGGCGAAGTGGCGGAGGAGAAGATCGCCGAAGCCTCCGCCGCCATCACCCGCCTGGTCCGCTCCTGA
- a CDS encoding site-specific integrase, which translates to MGRVSAARRPKGNIRERGNSLQVRYFAGRDPVTGKDVYLTATIPGRDDAAYRKAEDKLAEFRTQVNKQRSAESSVSLSYALHEWMRTSEIEDSTRKTYVGYIERTIKPAVGGLPVKKITPRILESFYTELRRCRVRCDGKPYVEKHVTDEPHDCVEKKCKPHVCKGMAASTVRQIHSILSGTLDAAARWEWIDASPAQLARRPKQKPPQPDPPTPAEAARLVEEAFRMDDDWGTLVWLVMTTGMRRGELCGLRFNRVDLDAELIDLRRNWVGGKEKDTKTHQNRRIALDSETVALLREHRERVAERVRSVGGEFTEDLFVFSGTRTLDHKEPYSPNAVTQRYKDMATRLGIDTHLHALRHYSATELLTAGVDLRTVAGRLGHGGGGATTLRVYAAWVAASDRKAAEILGSRMPKRARK; encoded by the coding sequence ATGGGCAGAGTCAGTGCTGCGCGCCGCCCGAAGGGCAACATCCGGGAGCGCGGGAACTCTCTTCAGGTCCGGTACTTCGCCGGACGAGACCCGGTCACGGGCAAGGACGTCTACCTCACCGCCACGATCCCCGGCCGCGACGACGCGGCCTACCGCAAGGCTGAGGACAAGCTCGCCGAGTTCCGCACCCAGGTGAACAAGCAGCGCTCCGCCGAGTCGAGCGTCTCGCTGTCCTATGCGCTGCACGAGTGGATGCGGACCAGCGAGATCGAGGACAGCACGCGCAAGACCTACGTCGGGTACATCGAGCGCACCATCAAGCCGGCGGTCGGTGGTCTCCCGGTGAAGAAGATCACTCCGCGCATCCTGGAGAGCTTCTACACGGAACTTCGCCGCTGCCGGGTGCGCTGTGACGGCAAGCCGTACGTCGAAAAGCACGTCACCGACGAGCCGCACGACTGTGTGGAGAAGAAGTGCAAGCCTCATGTTTGCAAGGGGATGGCTGCCTCGACGGTCCGTCAGATTCACTCGATCCTCAGCGGCACACTGGATGCCGCCGCGCGGTGGGAGTGGATTGACGCCAGTCCGGCGCAGCTCGCCCGACGCCCGAAGCAGAAGCCGCCACAGCCGGACCCGCCCACTCCTGCCGAAGCCGCTCGCTTGGTCGAAGAGGCGTTCCGGATGGATGACGACTGGGGCACTTTGGTGTGGCTGGTCATGACGACGGGGATGCGTCGCGGCGAGCTGTGCGGCCTGCGGTTCAACCGAGTGGACCTCGACGCGGAGCTGATCGACCTACGTCGTAACTGGGTTGGTGGCAAGGAGAAGGACACCAAGACGCACCAGAATCGCCGGATCGCGCTGGACTCCGAAACGGTCGCGCTGCTCCGCGAGCATCGTGAGCGCGTGGCTGAACGGGTGCGTTCGGTCGGTGGCGAGTTCACCGAAGACCTGTTCGTGTTCAGCGGTACGCGGACTCTCGACCACAAGGAGCCGTACTCGCCGAACGCCGTGACCCAGCGATACAAGGACATGGCAACCAGGCTGGGGATCGACACCCACCTGCACGCACTACGGCACTACTCGGCCACGGAGTTGTTGACTGCCGGCGTGGACCTCCGCACGGTCGCCGGACGTCTCGGCCACGGTGGGGGAGGCGCGACCACATTGCGCGTCTACGCCGCGTGGGTCGCAGCGTCGGACCGCAAGGCAGCCGAAATCCTCGGGTCACGGATGCCGAAGCGGGCGCGCAAGTGA